A single window of Pyrus communis chromosome 10, drPyrComm1.1, whole genome shotgun sequence DNA harbors:
- the LOC137746467 gene encoding cytochrome P450 84A1-like — MDSLLQSLQPFKSMTPLVFIFPLLFLLPLIFRFRRLPPYPPGPKGLPLIGNMLMMDQLTHRGLAKLAKQYGGIFHLRMGFLHMVAVSNPEVARQVLQVQDNIFSNRPATIAISYLTYDRADMAFAHYGPFWRQMRKLCVMKLFSRKRAESWESVRDEVDSAVRTVTVHVGSPVNIGELVFSLTKNIIYRAAFGTSSQEGQDEFIAILQEFSKLFGAFNIADFIPSLGWVDPQGLNNRLAKARESLDRFIDTIIDDHMEKKKKNNKGLNDGETDMVDDLLAFYSEEAKVNESEDNLQNAIKLTRDNIKAIIMDVMFGGTETVASAIEWAMSELMKSPEDLKRVQQELFNVVGLDRRPEEADFEKLTYLKCALKETLRLHPPIPLLLHETSEDAVVSGYHIPKKSRVMINAWAIGRDKDSWEDPESFKPSRFLKEGVPDFKGSNFEFIPFGSGRRSCPGMQLGLYALEMAVAHMLHCFTWELPDGMKPSELDMNDVFGLTAPRASRLVAVPSKRVVCPL; from the exons ATGGATTCTCTTCTGCAATCCTTGCAAcccttcaaatccatgacaccACTCGTGTTCATATTCCCACTCCTATTCCTCCTCCCTCTAATTTTCCGTTTCCGGCGACTACCACCGTACCCGCCCGGCCCCAAAGGCCTACCCCTCATTGGCAACATGTTAATGATGGACCAACTAACCCACCGGGGCCTCGCCAAGCTGGCCAAGCAATACGGCGGCATATTTCACCTCCGCATGGGGTTTTTACACATGGTTGCCGTTTCCAACCCTGAGGTGGCACGACAAGTCCTCCAAGTCCAAGACAACATCTTCTCCAACCGCCCGGCCACCATCGCCATCAGCTACCTCACCTACGACCGCGCTGACATGGCCTTCGCGCACTACGGGCCCTTCTGGCGCCAGATGCGTAAGCTCTGCGTCATGAAGCTCTTTAGTCGCAAACGCGCCGAGTCGTGGGAGTCTGTTAGGGACGAAGTGGACTCGGCGGTTAGGACCGTCACAGTTCATGTTGGCTCGCCTGTAAACATCGGAGAGTTAGTTTTTTCGCTCacgaaaaatattatttatcgGGCGGCGTTCGGTACGAGTTCGCAGGAGGGGCAGGATGAGTTTATTGCGATACTGCAGGAATTCTCCAAGTTGTTTGGAGCTTTTAATATTGCTGATTTTATTCCCAGCCTAGGGTGGGTTGATCCTCAGGGGCTAAACAATAGACTCGCTAAGGCTCGTGAGTCGTTGGATCGGTTTATTGACACCATCATAGACGATCacatggagaagaagaagaagaacaataaGGGATTGAATGATGGTGAGACGGACATGGTGGATGATTTGTTGGCTTTTTACAGTGAAGAAGCTAAAGTAAATGAATCTGAAGACAATTTGCAAAACGCCATCAAACTTACTAGGGATAACATCAAGGCCATCATCATG GACGTAATGTTTGGCGGGACGGAGACTGTGGCGTCGGCAATAGAGTGGGCCATGTCGGAGCTGATGAAGAGCCCGGAAGATCTAAAGAGGGTCCAACAAGAACTTTTTAATGTGGTGGGTCTGGACCGTCGACCTGAAGAGGCCGACTTCGAGAAGTTGACTTACCTAAAATGTGCCCTAAAAGAGACACTGCGACTCCACCCGCCAATTCCACTACTCCTCCACGAGACGTCGGAGGACGCTGTAGTATCTGGCTACCACATTCCAAAAAAATCGCGCGTGATGATTAATGCGTGGGCAATTGGGCGTGACAAGGACTCGTGGGAAGACCCTGAGTCCTTCAAGCCCTCTAGGTTTCTGAAAGAAGGTGTGCCTGACTTTAAGGGGAGTAACTTCGAGTTCATTCCGTTCGGGTCCGGTCGGAGGTCGTGCCCGGGAATGCAGCTAGGGTTGTACGCACTGGAGATGGCGGTGGCGCACATGCTTCATTGTTTTACATGGGAGTTGCCTGATGGGATGAAACCTAGTGAGCTTGACATGAACGACGTGTTTGGACTCACCGCTCCGAGAGCGAGTCGACTCGTCGCCGTACCGAGTAAAAGGGTGGTTTGTCCACTCTGA